A region of Acidimicrobiales bacterium DNA encodes the following proteins:
- a CDS encoding helix-turn-helix transcriptional regulator: protein MGTEAKMKKSLEEPQGGLPRNYLRASLLLLIGEAPAHGYDLLDQIAQLGLRSVDPGGLYRTLRVMEDDGLVASSWEHSSAGPARRTYRLTDDGVMWLHAWAGALRESHRYLSAYLGRYDTISDSVRADPEDVTVLP, encoded by the coding sequence ATGGGAACCGAGGCCAAGATGAAGAAGTCGCTGGAGGAGCCCCAGGGCGGCCTGCCCCGCAACTACCTGCGGGCCAGCCTCCTGCTCCTCATCGGCGAGGCACCGGCCCACGGCTACGACCTCCTCGACCAGATCGCCCAGCTCGGGCTGCGCAGCGTCGACCCGGGCGGGCTCTACCGCACGCTGCGGGTGATGGAGGACGACGGGCTGGTGGCGTCGTCGTGGGAGCACTCCAGCGCCGGCCCCGCCCGGCGCACCTACCGCCTCACCGACGACGGTGTCATGTGGCTGCACGCGTGGGCCGGAGCGCTGCGCGAGAGCCACCGCTATCTCTCCGCCTACCTCGGGCGCTACGACACCATCAGCGACTCGGTGCGCGCCGATCCCGAGGACGTGACAGTCCTCCCGTGA
- a CDS encoding AAA family ATPase, translated as MTAVETDISSAARAESGLRIAVAGKGGAGKTTVSATLSRLLARRGHPVLVIDGDSNPNVGVALGLSHEAHAAIPPLPLGLVSRRLDGPALKDPVESIVERYGTTAPDGVSVLHMAMPAHADEGCLCSSHATVSAILADTGRTRESVTLLDLEASPENFSRGTTRHVDALLFVVEPYYRSLETARRMGVLAAELPIPRVWVVANKLRSPGDVEAIDEFFANHDLHVAARVPWGDTVLDADKEGVPLLDYEPDGAVVAAIDALADRLLEPIE; from the coding sequence GTGACCGCCGTCGAGACCGACATCTCCTCCGCCGCCCGGGCCGAGAGCGGCCTGCGCATCGCCGTCGCCGGCAAGGGAGGCGCCGGCAAGACCACCGTCTCGGCGACGCTGTCGCGGCTCCTGGCCCGCCGGGGCCACCCCGTGCTCGTCATCGACGGCGACAGCAACCCCAACGTGGGCGTCGCCCTCGGGCTCAGCCACGAGGCGCACGCCGCCATCCCGCCCCTCCCGCTCGGACTGGTCTCCCGCCGCCTGGACGGGCCGGCACTCAAGGACCCCGTCGAGTCCATCGTGGAGCGCTACGGCACCACCGCCCCCGACGGCGTGTCGGTGCTGCACATGGCCATGCCGGCCCACGCCGACGAGGGGTGCCTGTGCTCGTCGCACGCCACGGTGAGCGCCATCCTGGCCGACACCGGCCGGACACGCGAGTCGGTCACCCTGCTGGACCTCGAGGCGTCCCCCGAGAACTTCAGCCGGGGCACGACCCGCCACGTCGACGCCCTCCTGTTCGTCGTCGAGCCCTACTACCGCTCGCTGGAGACGGCCCGGCGCATGGGCGTCCTGGCCGCCGAGCTGCCCATCCCCCGAGTCTGGGTCGTCGCCAACAAGCTGCGCTCCCCCGGCGACGTCGAGGCCATCGACGAGTTCTTCGCCAACCACGACCTCCACGTCGCCGCCCGGGTGCCGTGGGGCGACACGGTGCTGGACGCCGACAAGGAGGGCGTGCCGCTCCTCGACTACGAGCCCGACGGGGCCGTCGTCGCCGCCATCGACGCCCTGGCCGACCGCCTCCTCGAGCCCATCGAGTAG
- a CDS encoding HypC/HybG/HupF family hydrogenase formation chaperone, with the protein MCLGIPGQVVEITNAEEHKAIAEVDGVRREINVGLVMGDVGGLKVGDWVLIHVGFAMTKIDEEEAARNLAWLKELGSVYDDEIDQFRESTPL; encoded by the coding sequence ATGTGTCTAGGGATCCCCGGCCAGGTGGTCGAGATCACGAACGCCGAGGAGCACAAGGCGATCGCCGAGGTGGACGGCGTTCGTCGTGAGATCAACGTCGGTCTGGTGATGGGCGACGTCGGCGGCCTCAAGGTCGGCGACTGGGTCCTGATCCACGTCGGGTTCGCCATGACGAAGATCGACGAGGAGGAGGCGGCCCGCAACCTGGCCTGGCTCAAGGAGCTCGGGAGCGTCTACGACGACGAGATAGACCAGTTCCGGGAGAGCACGCCTCTATGA
- a CDS encoding HypC/HybG/HupF family hydrogenase formation chaperone, with translation MTTTSPISPLARSADPAIGDLASDLARASLALARRFYAGGTLWCASPTWPFHSHHVAVEFVHPVIMGKRALPAVTVPPDEDLLATLRTTARTGDIILAVAPADDAAVAAVMRRGDAWGVETVWIGTGPRPPAGAAKHVLWLGTDDPLEASEQFVRVYHLLWELAHVCFEHRGLLKPDVCLDDVCITCSDEGRPAEVLAVLGDEALVRTAEGRESVDTSIIDPPSPGDLLLVHAGTAIRNLDDVAAPGEQR, from the coding sequence ATGACCACAACCTCTCCCATCAGCCCCCTGGCTCGCTCTGCTGATCCCGCCATCGGCGACCTGGCGTCCGATCTGGCCCGGGCCTCACTGGCCTTGGCGCGGCGGTTCTATGCCGGGGGCACCCTGTGGTGCGCGTCGCCGACGTGGCCGTTCCACTCACACCACGTGGCGGTGGAGTTCGTGCACCCGGTGATCATGGGCAAGCGGGCCCTGCCGGCCGTCACCGTCCCCCCCGACGAGGACCTGCTGGCGACGCTGCGGACGACGGCCCGGACGGGCGACATCATCCTGGCCGTGGCCCCGGCCGACGACGCCGCGGTGGCGGCCGTCATGCGGCGGGGCGACGCCTGGGGCGTCGAGACGGTGTGGATCGGCACCGGTCCCCGGCCGCCGGCGGGCGCCGCCAAGCACGTCCTGTGGCTGGGCACCGACGACCCGCTGGAGGCGTCGGAGCAGTTCGTTCGCGTCTACCACCTGCTGTGGGAGCTGGCCCACGTGTGCTTCGAGCACCGCGGCCTGCTCAAGCCCGACGTCTGCCTCGACGACGTGTGCATCACCTGCTCCGACGAGGGCCGCCCTGCCGAGGTCCTGGCCGTGCTCGGCGACGAGGCGCTGGTCCGCACGGCCGAGGGACGCGAGTCGGTCGACACGTCGATCATCGACCCCCCCTCCCCGGGCGACCTGCTGCTCGTCCACGCCGGCACCGCCATCCGCAACCTGGACGACGTGGCGGCACCGGGGGAGCAACGATGA
- a CDS encoding SIS domain-containing protein has translation MSPEATDFLYPFIENEETDAVSLLTDLAASAEGKWRQSTDLRNATLAALDGAIRAAGTAMAERVLAGGQVFTMGNGGSATDAEAFARLCTRPPAGIPVAARSLVVDQAVLTALSNDVSFEVVFSRQLIAFARENDVVVGFSTSGNSDNLMMAYAEARKRRLLTVGLAGYDGGRMGASEDVAHCLTVRSDSVHRIQESQSAVAHALWDAMQTELRQKGAAA, from the coding sequence ATGAGCCCCGAGGCCACCGACTTCCTGTACCCGTTCATCGAGAACGAGGAGACCGACGCCGTCTCCCTCCTCACCGACCTGGCCGCGTCGGCCGAGGGCAAGTGGCGCCAGAGCACCGACCTGCGCAACGCCACCCTGGCCGCCCTGGACGGCGCCATCCGCGCCGCCGGGACGGCCATGGCCGAGCGGGTCCTGGCCGGCGGGCAGGTCTTCACCATGGGCAACGGCGGCAGCGCCACCGACGCCGAGGCGTTCGCCCGCCTCTGCACCCGCCCGCCGGCGGGCATCCCCGTTGCGGCCCGCTCGCTGGTCGTCGACCAGGCCGTGCTCACGGCGCTCTCCAACGACGTCTCCTTCGAGGTCGTCTTCTCCCGCCAGCTCATCGCGTTCGCCCGGGAGAACGACGTCGTGGTCGGTTTCTCCACCAGCGGGAACTCCGACAACCTGATGATGGCCTATGCCGAGGCGCGCAAGCGCCGGCTGCTCACCGTCGGCCTGGCCGGCTACGACGGTGGCCGCATGGGCGCCAGCGAGGACGTGGCGCACTGCCTCACCGTGCGCTCCGACAGCGTCCACCGGATCCAGGAATCGCAGTCGGCCGTCGCCCACGCCCTGTGGGACGCCATGCAGACCGAGCTCCGACAGAAGGGGGCAGCAGCGTGA
- the hypD gene encoding hydrogenase formation protein HypD: MKFVDEYRDPAAARVALDEINHLAGTERHLKFMEVCGGHTHTIYKHGIENILPDNVELVHGPGCPVCVIPMGRVDDAIAIAKTPGITFTSFGDMMRVPGSDGNLLDAKARGADVRMVYSPLDALRIARDNPDREVVFFAIGFETTAPSTAITLLKARAAGITNFSVFCNHVLIVPPVRAILDSPDLRLDGFIGPGHVSTVIGNRPYRFVPADYNLPLVTAGFEPLDLLQSIVMLLRQLRDGRCEVENQYTRAVRDEGNLKALQIMSEVFKVRPHFEWRGLGFISQSALKLSDAFAPWDAELRFSVPGVRVADPKACQCGEVLKGVIKPWDCKVFGTACTPETPIGTCMVSSEGACAAYYNYGRFTKAARIPVRSA; the protein is encoded by the coding sequence GTGAAGTTCGTCGACGAGTACCGGGACCCGGCCGCGGCACGGGTGGCGCTGGACGAGATCAACCATCTCGCCGGCACCGAGCGCCACCTCAAGTTCATGGAGGTGTGCGGTGGCCACACCCACACGATCTACAAGCACGGGATCGAGAACATCCTCCCCGACAACGTGGAACTGGTGCACGGGCCGGGCTGCCCGGTGTGCGTCATCCCCATGGGCCGGGTGGACGACGCCATCGCCATCGCCAAGACGCCGGGGATCACCTTCACGTCCTTCGGCGACATGATGCGGGTGCCGGGCAGCGACGGGAACCTCCTGGACGCCAAGGCCCGGGGCGCCGACGTGCGCATGGTGTACTCCCCCCTCGACGCCCTCCGCATCGCGCGCGACAACCCCGACCGAGAGGTCGTGTTCTTCGCCATCGGGTTCGAGACGACGGCGCCGTCGACCGCCATCACCCTGCTGAAGGCGCGGGCGGCCGGCATCACCAACTTCAGCGTGTTCTGCAACCACGTGCTGATCGTGCCGCCGGTGCGCGCCATCCTCGACTCGCCCGACCTGCGCCTCGACGGCTTCATCGGCCCCGGCCACGTGAGCACGGTGATCGGCAACCGGCCGTACCGGTTCGTGCCGGCCGACTACAACCTGCCGCTGGTCACCGCCGGCTTCGAACCGCTGGACCTCCTCCAGTCCATCGTGATGCTGCTCCGCCAGCTGAGGGACGGCCGCTGCGAGGTGGAGAACCAGTACACCCGGGCCGTGCGCGACGAGGGCAACCTCAAGGCGCTCCAGATCATGAGCGAGGTGTTCAAGGTCCGCCCACACTTCGAGTGGCGGGGGCTGGGCTTCATCTCCCAGAGCGCCCTCAAGCTGAGCGACGCATTCGCGCCGTGGGACGCCGAGCTGCGCTTCTCCGTTCCCGGCGTGCGGGTCGCCGACCCCAAGGCGTGCCAGTGCGGCGAGGTGCTCAAGGGCGTCATCAAGCCGTGGGACTGCAAGGTCTTCGGTACCGCCTGCACCCCGGAGACGCCCATCGGCACCTGCATGGTGTCGTCCGAGGGCGCCTGCGCCGCCTACTACAACTACGGCCGGTTCACCAAGGCGGCGCGGATCCCGGTCCGCTCGGCATGA
- the hypE gene encoding hydrogenase expression/formation protein HypE yields MSDVGGGDGNQPSDGDEEKPQDDAFSAQPSVSGPTHEEIVLDRIEAFRRRRPRLLDTAVNTAHGAGGKASAALMDAVFLEAFRNETLESLGDSAVLPLPSGERLAFSTDSYVVKPRRFPGGSVGHLAVHGTVNDLAMAGAVPQWISAAFVLEEGLEIAELKDIVADMAEAAAAAGVQIVTGDTKVVNRGAADGAYITTAGVGLIPADVHLSASKVRPGDKVVVSGYVGDHGVAVMLARGELGIFADVESDTAPLGELVQRLLAAAPNTRWLRDPTRGGVATVCNELARAAEVHVSLDEAAVPVRNAVNGACEILGIDALYVANEGKLVAVVPADECDAAMAALRAHPLGEHAAVIGEIQDDPPGVVIINTIFGGTRIVDMLVGDPLPRIC; encoded by the coding sequence GTGAGCGACGTCGGCGGCGGCGACGGCAACCAGCCGTCCGACGGTGACGAGGAGAAGCCGCAGGACGACGCCTTCTCGGCCCAGCCCTCGGTCTCGGGGCCCACGCACGAGGAGATCGTCCTCGACCGCATCGAGGCGTTCCGCCGGCGCCGCCCCCGGCTCCTGGACACCGCCGTCAACACCGCCCACGGGGCGGGCGGCAAGGCGTCGGCCGCCCTCATGGACGCCGTGTTCCTGGAGGCGTTCCGCAACGAGACGCTCGAGTCGCTGGGCGACTCGGCCGTCCTCCCCCTCCCCTCGGGCGAGCGCCTGGCCTTCTCCACCGACTCGTACGTGGTGAAACCCCGGCGCTTCCCGGGCGGTTCCGTCGGCCACCTGGCCGTCCACGGCACGGTGAACGACCTGGCCATGGCCGGCGCCGTCCCGCAGTGGATCTCGGCCGCCTTCGTGCTCGAGGAGGGCCTGGAGATCGCCGAGCTGAAGGACATCGTGGCCGACATGGCCGAGGCGGCGGCGGCGGCCGGCGTCCAGATCGTCACCGGCGACACCAAGGTCGTGAACCGGGGCGCGGCCGACGGCGCCTACATCACCACCGCCGGCGTCGGGCTCATCCCGGCCGACGTCCACCTGAGCGCGTCGAAGGTCCGCCCCGGCGACAAGGTCGTCGTGTCGGGGTACGTGGGCGACCACGGGGTGGCGGTCATGCTGGCCCGGGGCGAGCTCGGGATCTTCGCCGACGTCGAGTCGGACACGGCGCCCCTCGGCGAGCTGGTGCAACGGCTGCTGGCCGCCGCGCCGAACACCCGGTGGCTGCGCGACCCGACCCGGGGAGGCGTCGCCACCGTGTGCAACGAGCTGGCCCGGGCCGCCGAGGTGCACGTGTCGCTCGACGAGGCGGCCGTGCCGGTGCGCAACGCGGTGAACGGGGCGTGCGAGATCCTCGGCATCGACGCCCTCTACGTCGCCAACGAGGGGAAGCTGGTGGCCGTCGTCCCCGCCGACGAGTGCGACGCGGCGATGGCGGCCCTCAGGGCGCACCCGCTGGGCGAGCACGCCGCCGTGATCGGCGAGATCCAGGACGACCCGCCCGGCGTGGTGATCATCAACACGATCTTCGGCGGCACGCGCATCGTCGACATGCTGGTCGGCGACCCGCTCCCCCGGATCTGCTGA